The nucleotide sequence TCTTTATCTACAAAACCTTCGGAATTCCTCAAAATAGGCTGTGGCGACCTACCGATTAAAAAATTAATCTTATTCTCAGTCTCTACGATCTGCTGTTGTATGCCGTATTTTTGACTTTGATTCTTTAGCACCTCTGCCTCAAACCTTCGTACGGCCAACTCCGTTGCCCTCGCCGCTGTTTTCTGAAGCTTCACCATGGCAAGGGCATTTGTTTGAATGGCCAAGTTTTCTTCAACAATAGCCAATCGACTGTCCAAAGCCACTAGCTCGTAATAGGAAGCGGCTACTTCGGAAACCAGGTTGGTCACCATAAAATTCTTTCCCTCAATAGAGGAGAGATATTCGAAAACAGCAGCTTTTTTAGCGTTTCTCAGCTTTTTCCAAACATCCACCTCCCAAGAAGCGTAAGCACCGACCATAAAATTTGATAGAGGTTCTGGAAACTCCTCCCCCTCCTTAATTTCAAGTTGCTCCTCTACAGCACCATTTCTAGTATAAGCACCCACTTTTTCAACTTCAGCTCCGGCCTGAATATTCACAGAGGGCAGATATTCCCCTTTTCTGATCCTGACCTCATTTTTAGCAATCTCTACCTGTTGAAGCATTATATTCAGCTCCTGATTTTTCATCAAGGCTGTATCTATCAGCGCGCTTAGATGGGGGTCCGAAAAAAAATCCTTCCATTGGATACTTGCACTGTTCAGGCTATCTTCCAATTGATTTTGATACCTCTCCGGCACATCTGAATTCTCTTCCAACATCGTTTTTGATGGTACACAGGAATACAATGTTATAACGGCGAGTATATTTAGCCCGCACACCCCGATCTTTTTTATGGATAATATTCTCCTATTTTTCATCCTCTTGTCCTTTGGTTAGTTTTTTCAAAAGTTTAGTAATCTCCCTTATTTTGGCCCTAGTCCTACTTTCTCCCTCACTGGTACGCATTAATTCTTCGGAAAAAGGTTCACTGGCCTCATCTTTGATCAGATTCCTTCCTTCTGCCATACTGCCAAAAATGTAATAAAGTCCTGGTATAACCAACACCCCGAATAGTGTACCTATGAGCATTCCGCCCAAGGCCGACCCACCGATGGTCCTGTTTCCAATGGCTCCAGCTCCGGTAGCAACGACCAAGGGAATCAAACCAGCAATAAACGCGAATGACGTCATTAAAATGGGCCTAAAACGGGCGCGGGAACCTTCTATGGCCGCTTCAAGAATACTGGCACCCTGCCTATGTTTTTGCACGGCAAACTCAACTATAAGCACCGCGTTCTTGCCCAATAGACCCACTAACATAATTACCCCTATCTGGGCATAGACATCATTGGCCAAGCCCATCATTCGCAATAACGCAAATGAACCAAAAACACCGACAGGCAACGATAGAATAACGGCAAAAGGCAATAGAAAGCTCTCATATTGAGCCGCTAGCACGAAATACACAAATATCAATACAATGATAAAAATGTATAGGGATTCATTTCCTCTTTTGGCCTCATCGAACGAAAGCCCTTCCCAAGCAATGTCATAGCCCCTGGGCAGGGTTTGGGCGGCGACCTCTTTTATGGCATTGATAGCGTTCCCAGTAGTATATCCGGGCGCAGGAAGCCCATTGATCGTGGCCGAATTATACAAATTGTAGCGCGTAATCTCATTGGGGCCCAAACGTTTTTCCATGGTCATAAAGGCAGAATAAGGTACCATTTCCCCTTCTTCATTTTTTACGAACAATTTTTCCAAATCAGATGGAAGTGCCCTATACTCAGGGGCCGACTGGGTGTAGACCTTAAAGAACCTTCCGAACAGTATAAAGCCCTGTTCATAGGTACTTCCGATCAAAATATTCAGGTTTTCCATGGCCTTACCTATAGAAACCCCTTTTTGCATAGCAATCTTATTATTGATTTTAAGTTCGTATTGGGGATAGTTGGCCGAGAAAAAAGAGAACAATCCTGTTAATTCTTCCCTTTTGGCCAAAGCGTCCATAAAATCATCATTTATCTTTCCAAAACCATGATAATCCGTGGAATTGGTCTTATCCAATAAACGCATGGAAAATCCGCCCGAAGAGCCAAAGCCGGGTACCGCTGGCGGCTCAAAATATTCAATCCTAGCACCAAGATTTTGGGTTTCCTCTTCCAATTCCTCCATGATTTCATGTACGGAATGATGGCGCTCGGACCATGGTTTTAAATTGATGAGACAGGTACCGGCATTGGATCCCCTACCCTCCGTCATAATCTCATAACCCGCCAAAGAGGAAACAGATTCCACCCCGTCCATTTCTTCACAGATCTGCTGCAATTTACGGGCAACATCATTGGTCCTTTCCAAAGTGGCTCCTGGTGGCGTCTGTATAATGGCATAAATCATCCCTTGATCTTCATTGGGAATAAATCCTGCTGGCAGCGATTCGTTCGTAAAAAATATCCCCGCGCAAAAGGCTAACAAAATTCCAAATGTGACGATCCTTCTGGTTACGATTTTATCCAATAGTTTTACATAGGTTCCCGTAAGACGTTCAAAGCCCTTATTAAACCATGCAATAAACTTATCCACGGGCGATTTCCTCTTGGGTTTCCCATGATTGTTTTTTAACATTATAGCACATAATACTGGGGTAAGGGTAAGGGCCACAACCGCCGATATTACAATGGATCCGGCCATAGTAATGGAAAACTGTCTGTAAAACACCCCTACGGGACCGGTCATAAAGGAAATGGGGATAAATACGGACACCATAACTAAGGTAATGGCGATAATAGCTCCACCAATCTCACTCAACACCTCTGTGGATGCCTTATAAGGGCTTAGATTCTGCTCCTCCATTTTAACATGTACCGCCTCGACCACAACGATGGCATTATCAACAACGATACCAATGGCCAGTACCAAAGCAAATAAGGTAATAAGGTTAATGGACAGCCCGAATAGCTGCATTACAAAAAAAGCACCAATCAATGATACCGGCACCGCGATGATAGGGATCAGAGTAGAACGCCAATCGCCCAAGAAAAGGAAAACAACTATGGCAACCAAAATAAAAGCATCGCGAAGCGTATGGAGTACCTGTTCGATTGAGGCATCCAAGAAGTTGGCAACATCATAGCTGATCTTATAGTCCAATCCGGGAGGAAGGTCTTCTTTAAGCTCCAGTAATTTTGATTTAACCTCGTCAATAACATCCTTTCCATTGCTGCCCAAAGTCTGTTTTAAGATAATGGATGCTGATGGGCGACCATCCAAATTGGAATAAATATCGAAGAATTCGCTACCAAGTTCCACATCGGCCAAATCACCCAAGGTAATGGTCTCCCCCTCCGCATTAGCACGAACTATAATATCCTTGTATTGTTCCGGTTGATTGTATCGCCCTACGTAGGTAAGGACATATTCCAAAGACTGGGATTTAATTCCGGAACTTTGCCCGATCCTTCCTGGCCTGGCAATTATGCTCTGGTCCTGCATGGCCTCCATGATTTCTTCGGCAGATACATTGTAGGCACGCATACGATCCGGTTTTAACCACACCCGCATGGCGTACTTTCTACTACCCAATATCTGCGCACTGGCAATACCGTTGATACGTTGTATTTCGGGTATAATTTTAGTATAGGCATAATTGTAAAGAAACTTTTCATCGTTATGCTCGTCTTCGGCAAACAGGTTTACGTACATCAACATACTGGGTTGTACGGGGGTTATAATCACCCCTTCCTTTTGCACCAATTCGGGTAGGTTCGGCATTACCTGATCCACCCTTGTCTTTACCATTACTACCGCCGTATTGGGGTCGGTTCCGGGTTCAAAAATAACACGAAGTGTACCTTCCCCCGCACTAGTGGCATCCGATGCCAGATAGCGCATGCCCTGAACACCGTTAATGGCCGTTTCTAATGGAATAAGCGTTGAATTTACCAATACATCTGCGCTTGCACCTGGATACGCTATAAATATATTAACGGTAGTAGGTGCTATTTCGGGGAATTGGGAAATAGGTAATTGTTTAATGGCCAAAAGGCCGGTAAAAACTATCATGACTGATATGACTATGGCCAATACCGGTCTTTTTATAAATTTTTTAAACATTTTTTGTGAAATTAGGTTAGGTATAAAAATTAATTACCGAAGGGGTTTTTCTTGTCCTCCTTGCCCTTGGATGGGATAAAGACCTATACTTTGTGCAATTAATCTTTAAGTTTCCTATAGGTTATAATTACTCGGCGTAAAGTGATAAGTTGTTTATAACCGATTTTGGTTCAATAAATTCGGTTTCTACATGGTCCCCGTCCTTTACCATACGAATGCCGTCAAGAATTATTCTATCTTTCTCAGAAAGTCCCTTTTCAATGATAAAAAGATTAGGTAGTTCTCCGGCGATAGCTATTTCCTTCTGTTTTACTACTGCCTTATCATCAACTACAAAAACATATTTTTTATCCAAAACCTCAAAGGTGGCCTTTTGCGGAATAATAAGCGCGTTGGTATGGGGTACCTGCATAATTATGCTACCTGTTTCCCCATGGCGTAAAATACCCTCGGGATTGTCAAAAGTTGCCCTAAAAGCAATGTTACCGGTCTCATGGCTAAACTCTCCTTCAATGGTTTCAACAATACCAGTCTGATTAAAGCGTTTATTGTTGGCCATTAAAAGTGCCACCTCTTTTTTACTATTTCGATCAACACTGGTAATGTAATCCAAATACTCTGCCTCGGGCACATTGAAATAAACCCACATTTTACTATTGTCCGATAGGGTAGTCAACAATTCCCCTTCATCCAAAAGACTGCCTTCCCTAACATGCAAGTGATCCATAATACCATCAAACGGAGCTTTAATATTAGTGAACCCTAGATGGGTCTCCGCAAGCATAACTTCTGCTTTGGCCTTTTCAAAATTAGCCTTTGCCATGGCCAGCTCATTTGCAGAAACTACATTGCCATCGGCCAATAATTTAGTATTCTCATATTCAATTTCGGCCACCCGAGCTTCCGCCGTGGCCTTTTGAAATTCCGCCTCATATACATTGGGCATAATATGGAACATTTGTTGACCCTTTTTTACGGATTGACCTTCATCAACCGAGATTTCCTGTAAATAGCCCTTTTCCAGTGCACGGACCTCAATATTTCGAATGCTATGTATTTGGCAGACATAGTCTTTTACAACCGCGGTATCTTTTTTTATTGGACTGGTCACGAGATATTTGGTTTCCTCTCGTTTTTCATGTTTTTCGGAGTTACAGCTTAATTGGCTCAGTAGTAAACACACGCCAATAATCATGGGGGATTTCCTCATAATCTTAATTTTTTAAAATGAATAATTGGTTTTTTAGCAAATAAAATGCCCAGTAAGTCCTTCTAAAATAGCTT is from Arenibacter algicola and encodes:
- a CDS encoding TolC family protein, translated to MKNRRILSIKKIGVCGLNILAVITLYSCVPSKTMLEENSDVPERYQNQLEDSLNSASIQWKDFFSDPHLSALIDTALMKNQELNIMLQQVEIAKNEVRIRKGEYLPSVNIQAGAEVEKVGAYTRNGAVEEQLEIKEGEEFPEPLSNFMVGAYASWEVDVWKKLRNAKKAAVFEYLSSIEGKNFMVTNLVSEVAASYYELVALDSRLAIVEENLAIQTNALAMVKLQKTAARATELAVRRFEAEVLKNQSQKYGIQQQIVETENKINFLIGRSPQPILRNSEGFVDKEIAAVNPGIPSQLLQNRPDIRQAEYELAAAKLDVKVAKANFYPSLGIKAGVGLEAFKPKFLTSTPQSLLYNVVGDVVAPLINRNAIKAAYGNANARQIQAVYEYEKAILNAYIEVANQLSNIDNLNKSYDLKVGQVQALTESIDISIRLFQSARADYMEVLLTQRDALESSEELVETKKDQMLAKVGMYRALGGGWDR
- a CDS encoding efflux RND transporter permease subunit, whose protein sequence is MFKKFIKRPVLAIVISVMIVFTGLLAIKQLPISQFPEIAPTTVNIFIAYPGASADVLVNSTLIPLETAINGVQGMRYLASDATSAGEGTLRVIFEPGTDPNTAVVMVKTRVDQVMPNLPELVQKEGVIITPVQPSMLMYVNLFAEDEHNDEKFLYNYAYTKIIPEIQRINGIASAQILGSRKYAMRVWLKPDRMRAYNVSAEEIMEAMQDQSIIARPGRIGQSSGIKSQSLEYVLTYVGRYNQPEQYKDIIVRANAEGETITLGDLADVELGSEFFDIYSNLDGRPSASIILKQTLGSNGKDVIDEVKSKLLELKEDLPPGLDYKISYDVANFLDASIEQVLHTLRDAFILVAIVVFLFLGDWRSTLIPIIAVPVSLIGAFFVMQLFGLSINLITLFALVLAIGIVVDNAIVVVEAVHVKMEEQNLSPYKASTEVLSEIGGAIIAITLVMVSVFIPISFMTGPVGVFYRQFSITMAGSIVISAVVALTLTPVLCAIMLKNNHGKPKRKSPVDKFIAWFNKGFERLTGTYVKLLDKIVTRRIVTFGILLAFCAGIFFTNESLPAGFIPNEDQGMIYAIIQTPPGATLERTNDVARKLQQICEEMDGVESVSSLAGYEIMTEGRGSNAGTCLINLKPWSERHHSVHEIMEELEEETQNLGARIEYFEPPAVPGFGSSGGFSMRLLDKTNSTDYHGFGKINDDFMDALAKREELTGLFSFFSANYPQYELKINNKIAMQKGVSIGKAMENLNILIGSTYEQGFILFGRFFKVYTQSAPEYRALPSDLEKLFVKNEEGEMVPYSAFMTMEKRLGPNEITRYNLYNSATINGLPAPGYTTGNAINAIKEVAAQTLPRGYDIAWEGLSFDEAKRGNESLYIFIIVLIFVYFVLAAQYESFLLPFAVILSLPVGVFGSFALLRMMGLANDVYAQIGVIMLVGLLGKNAVLIVEFAVQKHRQGASILEAAIEGSRARFRPILMTSFAFIAGLIPLVVATGAGAIGNRTIGGSALGGMLIGTLFGVLVIPGLYYIFGSMAEGRNLIKDEASEPFSEELMRTSEGESRTRAKIREITKLLKKLTKGQEDEK
- a CDS encoding efflux RND transporter periplasmic adaptor subunit, encoding MRKSPMIIGVCLLLSQLSCNSEKHEKREETKYLVTSPIKKDTAVVKDYVCQIHSIRNIEVRALEKGYLQEISVDEGQSVKKGQQMFHIMPNVYEAEFQKATAEARVAEIEYENTKLLADGNVVSANELAMAKANFEKAKAEVMLAETHLGFTNIKAPFDGIMDHLHVREGSLLDEGELLTTLSDNSKMWVYFNVPEAEYLDYITSVDRNSKKEVALLMANNKRFNQTGIVETIEGEFSHETGNIAFRATFDNPEGILRHGETGSIIMQVPHTNALIIPQKATFEVLDKKYVFVVDDKAVVKQKEIAIAGELPNLFIIEKGLSEKDRIILDGIRMVKDGDHVETEFIEPKSVINNLSLYAE